In Paraburkholderia youngii, the genomic stretch GAATCGCGGGCGGCGCAGGCGTTGCGTCGCCCGCCGCCTCGAGGTCGTCGTCCGCATCTTCGGCGAACATGGCAGGCTGCGTCGCAAACAGATCGAGTTGCGGCGCGGGCTGCGCGGCCGATTGCTGTTCCAGATGCGCGAGATGCTTGCGCGCCGCGCGAATCACCGCGTTGGGTACGCCGGCGAGTTGCGCGACCTGCAGACCGTAGCTCTGATTGGCCGGTCCTTCGTTGACAGCATGCAGGAACACGATGCCGTGCCCATGCTCGACCGCCGACAGATGCACGTTGGCTGCGTGCGGAAACTCCGCGGGCAGTTGCGTCAGCTCGAAATAGTGCGTCGCAAACAGCGTGTAGCAGCCGTTGTGGGATAGCAGGTGACGCGCGATTGCCCACGCGAGCGCGAGGCCGTCGAACGTCGATGTGCCGCGGCCGATCTCGTCCATCAGCACGAGGCTTTGCGGCGTCGCGTCGTTGAGGATCGCGGCGGCTTCGGTCATCTCGACCATGAAGGTCGAGCGGCCGCCGGCGAGGTCGTCGGCCGCGCCGATGCGCGTGAAGATACGGTCGATCGGTCCGAAGGCCGCGCGCCGCGCCGGCACGTAGCTGCCAACATATGCGAGCAGCGCGATCAATGCGGTCTGGCGCATGAAAGTCGACTTACCGCCCATGTTCGGACCGGTGATCAACAGGAGCTTGCGCTCGGTCGCGAGCGTGCAGTCGTTGGCGATGAACTGCTCGACCTGCGCCTCGACCACCGGATGCCGCCCCTGCTCGATGTCGATGCCGGCGTTCGCCGAGAACGTCGGCGCAACCCAGTCGAGCGCGCGAGCGCGTTCGCCGAACGCGGCCAGCAGATCGAGTTCGGCAAGCGCGAGTGCGACGCGCTGACAGTCGGGAATGAACGGCAGCAACGCTTGCAGCAACGCGTCGTACAGCGCGCGTTCGCGCGCGAGCGCGCGTTCCTGAGCGGACAGCGCTTTGTCCTCGAAGGTTTTCAGCTCGGGCGTGATGTAGCGCTCGGCGTTCTTCAGCGTCTGCCGACGGCGATAGTCGTCGGGCACCTTGTCGGTCTGGCCGCGCGTGACTTCGATATAGAAGCCATGCACCTTGTTGTACTCGACGCGCAGATTGTTGATGCCGGTGCGTGCGCGTTCGCGTGTTTCGAGATCGATCAGGAACTGTCCGCAGTTCTCCGAAATATCGCGCAGTTCGTCGAGCTCGGCGTCATAGCCACGCGCGATCACGCCGCCATCGCGCACCATCGCGGCCGGCTCCTGCGCGACCGCGAGCTTCAGCAAATCGACGCACGCGTGCGGCGGTTCGAGCGCCGCGTCGATGCGCGCGAGCGCATCCGCGTTCGCTGCCACCGCCGCGAGCTGCGCGCGCAAAGCAGGCAGCGCGATGAAGGTATCGCGCAGGCTCGACAGATCGCGCGGTCGCGCCGACAGCAACGCGAGACGTCCGGTGATCCGTTCGATGTCGGAAATCTGCCGCAATGCGCTGCGCAACGTATCGAGATCGGTGCTTGGCGGTGCGTCGAGCAACGCGCCGATCGCCTGCTGGCGGGTTTGCGCCACCGCCGAATCGCGCGGCGGATGATGCAGCCAGTGACGCAGCAGGCGGCTGCCCATTGTCGTGCAGCAGGTGTCGAGCAGCGAGCACAGCGTTGGCGATTCGGTGCCGCGCAGTGTCTCCGTGAGTTCGAGGTTGCGGCGCGTGGCCGGATCGAGGCCGATGTATTCGGATTCGGATTCGACCTTCAGGCTGCGCACGTGACGCAGCTGCTGGCCTTGC encodes the following:
- the mutS gene encoding DNA mismatch repair protein MutS, whose amino-acid sequence is MGIQTAAANDVAQHTPMMQQYLRIKAEHPGTLVFYRMGDFYELFFDDAEKAARLLDLTLTQRGASAGNPIKMAGVPHHSVEQYLAKLVKLGESVAICEQIGDPATSKGPVERKVMRVVTPGTLTDAALLSDKSDVYLLALCVAHNRRGVATSVGLAWLNLASGALRLAEVAPDQVAAALERIRPAEILVADAAADSTSWTPPVNASALKRVPAWHFDITSGTKRLCDQLEVASLDGFGAHSLGCACGAAGALLLYAASTQGQQLRHVRSLKVESESEYIGLDPATRRNLELTETLRGTESPTLCSLLDTCCTTMGSRLLRHWLHHPPRDSAVAQTRQQAIGALLDAPPSTDLDTLRSALRQISDIERITGRLALLSARPRDLSSLRDTFIALPALRAQLAAVAANADALARIDAALEPPHACVDLLKLAVAQEPAAMVRDGGVIARGYDAELDELRDISENCGQFLIDLETRERARTGINNLRVEYNKVHGFYIEVTRGQTDKVPDDYRRRQTLKNAERYITPELKTFEDKALSAQERALARERALYDALLQALLPFIPDCQRVALALAELDLLAAFGERARALDWVAPTFSANAGIDIEQGRHPVVEAQVEQFIANDCTLATERKLLLITGPNMGGKSTFMRQTALIALLAYVGSYVPARRAAFGPIDRIFTRIGAADDLAGGRSTFMVEMTEAAAILNDATPQSLVLMDEIGRGTSTFDGLALAWAIARHLLSHNGCYTLFATHYFELTQLPAEFPHAANVHLSAVEHGHGIVFLHAVNEGPANQSYGLQVAQLAGVPNAVIRAARKHLAHLEQQSAAQPAPQLDLFATQPAMFAEDADDDLEAAGDATPAPPAIQTLVERLRGIDPNDLRPREALDLLYELHELAVAPDADH